Genomic window (Candidatus Microthrix parvicella Bio17-1):
CTCATCGCGGTGGCACTGTCCAGGCTGGCGCCATAGCTGGCGAAAACACCATCTGCGTAGTGTTCAACCACTTCGGCGCTCAACGTTGCGTCCGCCCCGGAGGGCTGAGACGCCGCCGTTGTCGTCTGATCACCTCCGCCGCACGAGGCGGCGATCAACACGGCAGCGAGGGGGACGGAACTCAACAGGCCACTCTTCATGGGACGTGTTTTAGGCGTCCCTAACAAATCCTGTCAAGGTTGGTGCCGCGAGGTGTGATCTGCTAACCGGTGACGGTGATCGTTGCGGTGGCGTCGCTCAGCTCGTCGGTGGCCTGGTACGTGCCCGGCGCGTCGATGGTGAAGGTCTCGGTCAACCCGCCGGAGATGGTCGCCGCGTCCGCGCCGTTGATCGACACAGCATGGGTGCCCGCATCGGGGGCGGCTTGAAAGGTGAACTCCTCCCCCACCCCGACCTCGAGTGTGCTCGGCTCGTAGGCGCCGGCGGCGGTGAGCGTGACCGTCTTGTCGGCGGCGGCCGGACCGTCGACCAGGGTCGCCGTGCCCGAGCCCGATGCGGCGTCGGCGGGTTCGGTGCCCCCGTCGGAGGTGCCCGCCGGCGCGGCCGTGGTGACGGATGCGCCCTCGGGGTTGGCCGACGGCCCATCGTCCGAACCGCACGAGGTCGTGCCGAGCATCAGGGCGCCGCAGGCGATGAGTGCGGCGAGACGGGTTTGACGTGACATGAAACGCTCCTTGGGTCTGGTCCTCACAGAGCATGGCGGCACCACGCACGTTGTCGGCGCTGAAACCGGTCCCAAGTCGGTCCCAAGGATGCTCAGTCTTTCGGGCACCCACCGTTGACGACGAGGTTGTCAACCGTTTGCTCCACCGTGCCGCCGGGGCCGGAGACCTGCACCACGACGGGGTGGGTGCCCACCTCGGCGGCAGTGAAACCGGACGGGATCTGAGCGGAGAACGACGGTCCGCCACCGGACATCGGGGCGCTGAACGACGTGCCCGCCACCGATACCTGCGCGCCGGTGGCGTTGCGTGCCCGCACCGACACGGTGGCCGAGTACGGGCAGAACGAGTACTCGTAGACGGTGCCCGACACCGAGGCACCATCCACGACGGGCGGTGGTTGCGTTTCGGGTGGCTGGGTTGCGGGTGGCTGCGTTTCGGGTGGTTGCGTTTCGGGTGGCTGGTTTGCGGGTGGCTGCGTTGCGGGTGGCTGCGTTTGGGGTGGCGGCGTAGCAGCCGGGCCCGTCACGGGTGGCGCACCGGTGGGGCTCGGGTCGATACCGGTCGGCTGCGTTTCCGGTGGGGCCACCACCGATCCCGTTGCCGGGTCGGTGATCGGCACACCCGACGAGGTCGAGGCGGACCCACCAACCGTTGTGTCCGACGGGTCGCTGGTGGTCGAGGCGTTCTGAGCCACGGTGGTTGAGGTGACGGCACTGGTCGGGACGGCGGGGGCGTCGGCGCTGATCTCGATCTCGCGCATGGCCGAGGCGATGTTCGAGGTGCCCCGCGACTTGGCGACCAGTTGGTGCAGGCCGGGCTTGGCGCTCCAGGCGAAGTGCGCCAGCGCCAGCTTGCCGGACCGGTCGAGTTGGTCGTCGGTGGCCACGTCCTTGCCGTCGACCTCCAGGATCAACGCGTCGATCGAGGTGTCGGTGGCGTGTGCGGTGACCGTCAGGTCACCGGGGGGAAAGGCCCGATCGCCGGTGGGACCATCGATCCACACCTGCGCCGGGGCCGAGTCGAGGGCACCCGCGGGCGCGTCACGAGCCGCCAGCACCATGGCTCCCCCTCCGGCGGCGGCCATCACCACCGGGATGATCACCTTCGCCCAGAATACCGGCATCTCCAACCCCTGGCTTCCGGCAACGGTCGGGGTGACCTGGCCGGTGCGGTGACCGTATCGGTGCGTGACAGCCCCTTGGCCAGGCCACCAGGTCCCAAACCGGTCCCAGATCCGACGAGATTCGGGCTCCGGTCGGTCGCTGCTCGGTACGTTTCGTGGCTGTGACCACCTCTCGCCGGCTCTGGATCCTCGCCTACGTCACCGCCGGAGCCGTCCTGATCGCCGGCGTCGCCGTCCAGATCCGCCACCATGCAGACGGTGGGCGGGAGCAAACCGAGGCGGCCCCTGCCGCGGTCTACGCCGCCATGCCCTTCGAGGCGACCATGTCACAGGTGAGCGCTCCCGTCACCACGGTGGGCGGCTCGATGATGTTCAGCGTCGGCGGCTTCTCCAAATCCGGCATCGACCACATCGACCTGTACGACGGCGCCAGGATGGTGGCGAGGTCACCAGGACCGAAGTACTCCTCCGAGGCGTCGCTGAGCGCCCCCGCCCTGAGCACCGGCGAACACCTGGTGCACGCCGAGCTCGTCGACGGCAAGGGACACGTCACCAAGACCGCGCCGAGCACGGTCGGTGTGGCGCCCGGCCCGGGTGGCCAGAGGGCCGCCCTCGTCACGTTGCTCCCCGGCGAGACCCGGGAGGCGGTGGCCAAACGGCTGGGCCTGGCTCCCGATGCGGTCAGCGAACCGGAGCCACCCCCGGCCGGCGCAGGCCCCGACGAGCCGGAGGCAGATGGGCCGGAGGCAGATGGGCCGGAGGCAGATGGGCCGGAGGCAGATGGGCCGGAGGCAGATGGGCCGGAGGCAAGCGACGCGGCGACGGTCGTGGTCACCGTCGACGCCCAGATCGAAGGCGGCGACGACCGGGGTGTCCGGGAGGCCGTCGTGCAGGCGCCCGCCCAGGTCACGGCCGAGCGAGGCGCTCCCGCTGCCCCGACCACCAAGGTGGACGGCTGTTCGGTCAAGGTCTCCTCCACGAAGGGCGCCACCATCTTTCGTGCCGGTTCCGGCACCTCCGGCTGGGTCAAGGCGGGATCGGGCACAGCGGTCATCGATCCCACGGGTGGCTCGGCGCAGTCGGTGTTTGCCCGCGACCCGGGGGGCGACAGCAGCACCGTGAGCGTTCAGATGCCCCCCGCCTGCCAGGCGGCCACCGGCTGGACCGGCAACGCGTCGATCGTCAACGGCACCCTCAACCTGGACCAACCCAATGGCTCCACCTTCCTGTACCTGACCCAATCGTCAAAGCGCTGGATCAGGATTCCCAGCAATCCCAACGAAACGTTCAAGGCCGGGGTGCACACCGACATCGCCAACATGCTGCCCGCCCTCGCCGGGCGAAGCCTGGACCTGCAGGTGTGGAAGGCCGGAGAGTTCCCCAAACAGGTCGCCTCGGGCAAGCTCCAGGTGCCCGAGGGGCAAACGCTGAACTCCGTCGTGGGCGAACCGGCCGCCCTCACGTTGGGCCTCGCCGGCGAGCCCACCCGCACAGCCGTGGAGCTGGGCTCCACCGACGAGAAGCTCACGTTCGCCTGGGACGCCGCCTCCGACTCCACCGATCGCATCCAGTGGCAACTGCTCGCCGGCAAGCCCAGCCCCGCTGACGGTTCCCTGGCCCCGACCCAGCTGCTGGCCACCGGCCAGAGCCTTGCCATCCCGAACAGTCGGGTCGGACGACGGGGCACGTTCGTGCTCGACACCGCCGACATCATCCGGCGGCCGGGGAGCCTGCCCACGAAGTCCGGCGAGCAGGCCGGGGGCGCCGGTCAGCCGGGCGCGCTCAAGGTGCTCAGGCCGCCGGTCGCCGGTGCCGGCGCCACGCTGCCTTCATCGGCGTCGTTTGGCGCGCTGGTTCCGGCCGGCACCACCGACCCCGTCGTGCAGGCGACGTCGATCCTGCCCAAACCCGGCGACACCGTCTGGGTGCGGGCAGTGGCCAACCCCACCGGCGGTGGTCCAACGTCGACCTCCAACTCGTACCCCGTGACGCTTCCGGTGCCCCAGAGCACCGAGACCGGGGTGGACTTCACGGTGGACTCGCTGACGATCGATCCCGGGCGGGCACCCAACCCCAAGTGGACCGGCTGCCAACAGGTCACGGTCCCCTGGGCCGCCGGCGAGCCAAGTGCGAGCCTGGAAAACCCAGGGATGACGTTCCAGCGCGACGTCGCTCGAAGGTTCTACCCCACCTCCGGTTCCTATTGCGCCCGTGACTTCCCGCCGCCCACCCGTTGCGACGAGTGGTACTGCAAGGCCTACTACGCAGCGGCCGCCGGTGTGGCGTTTGTCATCGACCTAGCCGCTCAGGCCTGGGACATCATCAGCTACGCCTACAACAGCGTCATCACCGCGGTGGTCGACACCTTCGCCAAGTACAACCCCATCTGTTTGACCCTGGCCGCAGCGGACGAGGGCGCCGGCGACGGATGCGCAGCCGTCGCCTCGGTGGTGGCCGGCGTCGCGGTCACCGCCGTGCTGGCCTCCTTCGGCCTCCCCCCGAGCCTGCCGACCAGCGCGCAGGTGAAGGCGCTGGCCGACGGCGAGGTTGCCCTCCTGGCGGTCGAGCTGATGAAGCAGGCCGGCATCCCATGCGACTCGCTGAAGGCCGACCCCGCGTTCGCCGACGCCATCACCTCGGCCGGGGGCGAGCTCGGGGCACCTTCCGAAGCGACGGCGGCGGCAGCGGACCCGTGTCTGGCCGTGGCGAAGATACTGATCAGCTCGGTCAAGAAGCAGGTCTCGTCGGCGACGGCCGCCGCATCGGGCCTGCCGTACTTCGACATCCCGGGGTTCGAGATGGCGCCGGACAAGCGCGGGCTGGCCGACCCCCTCCTGGTGCAGTTGAGCGCTCACGTCACCGAGGCCGACGCCGACGCCACCGGGGCGGTCTGCCGGGTGCAGATGCGGGACCCGGCAAACAAGCTGGACCACGGGCCGACGCCCTATGCGTGGGAGACGTTCGTCCTCACCGAGGACGAACCGTTGGATGGAACCGGATCGTGGAGCGGCGCCGGCACCTCGCAGGAGGCTGCCGTGGATCCAGTCGCTGCGCTGACCGACGCGAACATCGCCGTCGAGACGCGCTCGGTGTACCCCTCGCCGTGCGACATACCCCCAGCGACCGCCACCAAGCGGGTGGCGCCCCCGGACCCGTAGCTCAACGGGCCGAGTCGGCGAGACGTTGCCGGGCTCGCTGCAGGTGGCGATAGAAGCTGGATCGGCTCATGTGCAGTTCGGCCCTGGCGGGGGCATGGCCGCCGTCGACGTCCAGGTAGGCGCGGACCAGCGCCTGGCGCAGCACCGCATCGGTCGGGCCATCGCCGAACGCTGCGTCGACCGCCGCCCGCACGACCGCCCTGACCTCGTCCGGATCGCCGTCGATACGGCAGCGCCGCAGGGCGTCGTCGTCGTGGAAGTGCCGGAGCGCATCGATCAGCTCCACGCCCCGGCTACCGGCAACGGAGGCCACCCCCAGCTGCTCTTCCTGAATCATCGCAAACACCATCCCGATCAACCCGTCGGGTCCGAAGTCCGATCGCAACGTGAACAGCTCTCGGCCGTCGTCGCTGCGTCGCAACTCGGGGAGTTCCCGGTAGCCCAACAGGTCAGCTGCGCCCCACTCGCGTCGGCCGACGGCGGTGAGGTAGCCGTAGCGTTGGGACCGGACCAGCCCGCGGGCGAACCCGGCCGAGTTGCCTACCTGCATCATCTCGGCGAGTTCGTCCGAATCGACGGGAGGGTCGATGACGACCGACGTATGAGCAAAGAAGCTCTCGTCGAGGTGCCCCGCACGGGCTGCGTGATCCACCGCCGGCGCCACCTCGATGAAACCGGCGGCCCAGCCGGGGAGGCTGGCGGGGGTGCTGAGCACTACCAGCGACG
Coding sequences:
- a CDS encoding cupredoxin domain-containing protein — translated: MSRQTRLAALIACGALMLGTTSCGSDDGPSANPEGASVTTAAPAGTSDGGTEPADAASGSGTATLVDGPAAADKTVTLTAAGAYEPSTLEVGVGEEFTFQAAPDAGTHAVSINGADAATISGGLTETFTIDAPGTYQATDELSDATATITVTG